A genomic region of Populus nigra chromosome 11, ddPopNigr1.1, whole genome shotgun sequence contains the following coding sequences:
- the LOC133668279 gene encoding spermidine coumaroyl-CoA acyltransferase-like produces METHHRAPLLLDRKDVVLVKPAKPTPSKTLSFSTIDNDPNLEFVCHSVYVYKANSVSSDNGSADHDLASKLDGQADPARVIKDAISKVLVHYYPLAGKLKRDGSDGKLYINCNGEGVPFLEATANCRLASLKYLDGIDVETAEELVFDFPSKSDFGYHPLMFQVTKFPCGGFTIGMGLSHSVCDGFGASQLFRALAELASGKSEPLVKPVWERERLVAKSTQGPLQSPVDKNSLASSPYLITNDILHECFFVKAETIKRLKMSLMKECGDHEEMKGSFTTIEVLGAYIWRSRFRAFKLNPDGNTLFCLAMGIRHLLNPPLPSGYYGNAFVGSNLVMTGKDLNEGPLSRVAKLIKESKKHASNAHYIWSQISMLDKVRELNFKIDSDNGASMVLTDWRQLGLLEELDFGWKGLANMIPVPLKMFGFVYLCIFLPPCNLDPSTKGGVRVFVSLPRAVMPKFKEEVHALSQLGTDHDDIIVPMLEPAILI; encoded by the coding sequence ATGGAAACCCACCATCGTGCACCTCTTTTGCTTGATAGAAAAGATGTTGTGCTTGTTAAACCAGCAAAACCAACTCCTTCAAAGACCCTTTCTTTCTCTACTATCGACAACGATCCCAACCTTGAATTTGTGTGTCATAGTGTTTATGTGTACAAAGCAAATTCTGTTTCTTCTGATAATGGCAGTGCTGACCATGATCTTGCATCAAAACTTGATGGCCAAGCAGACCCTGCTCGTGTAATTAAAGATGCAATATCTAAAGTTTTGGTTCATTACTATCCTCTAGCTGGAAAGCTGAAGAGGGATGGTAGTGATGGAAAACTTTATATCAACTGCAATGGTGAAGGTGTGCCATTCTTAGAGGCAACAGCAAATTGCAGGCTTGCTTCTCTTAAATACCTAGATGGGATTGATGTTGAAACTGCCGAAGAACTTGTCTTTGATTTTCCATCAAAGAGTGACTTTGGTTACCACCCTCTGATGTTTCAGGTGACCAAATTTCCATGTGGGGGTTTCACAATAGGAATGGGCTTATCACACTCAGTTTGTGATGGGTTTGGTGCATCACAATTGTTTAGAGCCTTGGCTGAACTTGCTAGTGGTAAAAGTGAGCCCTTAGTGAAACCTGTGTGGGAGAGGGAGAGACTGGTAGCGAAGTCTACTCAGGGACCTCTCCAATCTCCTGTGGACAAGAATTCTCTGGCATCTTCACCGTATTTGATAACAAATGACATTCTGcatgaatgtttttttgtgaAAGCTGAGACTATAAAAAGACTCAAAATGAGTCTCATGAAGGAGTGTGGAGATCATGAAGAGATGAAAGGAAGTTTCACTACTATCGAAGTTCTTGGTGCTTATATCTGGAGATCAAGATTTAGAGCCTTCAAATTAAACCCAGATGGAAACACCTTGTTCTGTCTAGCTATGGGAATAAGGCACCTTTTGAATCCACCATTGCCGAGTGGATACTATGGAAATGCTTTTGTGGGCTCAAATCTGGTCATGACGGGGAAGGACCTCAACGAAGGACCATTATCTAGGGTTGCCAAGCTCATCAAAGAGAGCAAGAAACATGCTTCCAATGCTCACTACATTTGGAGCCAAATAAGCATGTTGGACAAGGTCAGGGAGCTGAACTTCAAGATTGATTCAGATAACGGTGCATCCATGGTTTTGACTGATTGGAGACAATTAGGTCTACTCGAGGAACTAGATTTTGGATGGAAAGGCTTAGCGAACATGATACCAGTGCCATTGAAGATGTTTGGTTTTGTCTATTTGTGTATTTTCTTGCCTCCTTGCAATTTGGATCCTTCAACAAAAGGTGGGGTTAGAGTGTTTGTTTCTCTCCCAAGAGCTGTCATGCCCAAGTTCAAGGAAGAGGTGCATGCTCTCTCTCAGCTCGGTACTGATCATGATGATATTATAGTTCCAATGCTTGAACCTgccatattaatttga
- the LOC133668181 gene encoding protein LURP-one-related 7 isoform X2, with translation MASWAPVYPAVVPIPVDLFVSKKHPGLNGDLGFADSLGNIVFKVNFDKSSKSSFKRVLLDASGNPLITVFRDGKGSWQGFKGGYNREDLIFRVKRTVKKLTRTELEVFLVGEISRESTPDFKTSLMYKLHQIYARRSKYRLTIFPGSVDHSLIASLIVIFLYGQ, from the exons atggCTTCTTGGGCTCCTGTGTATCCAGCTGTTGTGCCTATCCCAGTTGATCTTTTTGTCTCCAAGAAACATCCTGGTCTTAATGGTGACTTGGGTTTTGCAGATTCTCTAGGAAATATTGTTTTCAAGGTCAATTTTGATAAGTCTTCAAAGTCATCCTTCAAAAGGGTCCTTCTCGATGCATCAGGAAATCCTTTGATCACCGTGTTTCGTGATGGT AAAGGTTCTTGGCAAGGCTTTAAGGGTGGTTATAATAGGGAGGACTTGATCTTCAGAGTGAAAAGGACTGTGAAAAAGCTTACAAGAACTGAGCTTGAGGTCTTTCTTGTTGGAGAAATTTCGAGAGAGTCGACACCTGACTTTAAG ACTAGTCTCATGTACAAGCTTCACCAGATTTATGCCCGGCGGAGTAAATATCGACTAACCATATTTCCTGGATCTGTAGATCATTCCTTGATTGCATCTTTGATTGTAATTTTCTTATATGGACAATAA
- the LOC133668181 gene encoding protein LURP-one-related 7 isoform X1: MASWAPVYPAVVPIPVDLFVSKKHPGLNGDLGFADSLGNIVFKVNFDKSSKSSFKRVLLDASGNPLITVFRDGKGSWQGFKGGYNREDLIFRVKRTVKKLTRTELEVFLVGEISRESTPDFKVKGFPFQRSCTIYRSDSIVAQTSLMYKLHQIYARRSKYRLTIFPGSVDHSLIASLIVIFLYGQ, from the exons atggCTTCTTGGGCTCCTGTGTATCCAGCTGTTGTGCCTATCCCAGTTGATCTTTTTGTCTCCAAGAAACATCCTGGTCTTAATGGTGACTTGGGTTTTGCAGATTCTCTAGGAAATATTGTTTTCAAGGTCAATTTTGATAAGTCTTCAAAGTCATCCTTCAAAAGGGTCCTTCTCGATGCATCAGGAAATCCTTTGATCACCGTGTTTCGTGATGGT AAAGGTTCTTGGCAAGGCTTTAAGGGTGGTTATAATAGGGAGGACTTGATCTTCAGAGTGAAAAGGACTGTGAAAAAGCTTACAAGAACTGAGCTTGAGGTCTTTCTTGTTGGAGAAATTTCGAGAGAGTCGACACCTGACTTTAAGGTGAAAGGTTTCCCCTTCCAAAGATCATGCACAATCTATAGAAGCGATTCCATTGTAGCCCAG ACTAGTCTCATGTACAAGCTTCACCAGATTTATGCCCGGCGGAGTAAATATCGACTAACCATATTTCCTGGATCTGTAGATCATTCCTTGATTGCATCTTTGATTGTAATTTTCTTATATGGACAATAA